A genomic region of Rhizobium sp. ARZ01 contains the following coding sequences:
- a CDS encoding hydantoinase B/oxoprolinase family protein has translation MSDINEIRMQVMWNRLISVVEEQALTLLRTAFSTSVREAGDLSAGVYNAKGEMLAQAVTGTPGHVNTMAEAVLHFIAEIPREEMYPGDTYVTNDPWKGTGHLHDITMVSPSFKGEELIGFFACTAHVVDVGGRGFGADGKSVYEEGIQIPIMKFAERGTVNKDLLKILRLNVREPNQVIGDFFSLAACNDVGHKRLIEMLDEVGYDNLDTLGDFILSRTHTATMDRIAGLPKGAWTNEMLTDGYDVPIKLAAEVSITDMGVNVDFSGTDGMSRWGINVPLIYTKAYACYALKCVVAPDIPNNSASLAVFNVSSPTNILNAERPAPVSVRHVIGHMVPDLVLGALAKALPGKILAEGAAALWNIHISARPVAGASGRRAEVLMFNSGGMGARPGIDGLSSTAFPSGVHTMPIEATEHTGPIVVWRKELRPDSGGAGKYRGGLGQIIEIAPAEGHEFDFSAMFDRIATPPRGRDGGEDGAPGSAKLDDGTKLRPKGWQHVPAGRRLVLELPGGGGFGSPAERSAEAWAEDLSKGYVTEKRQ, from the coding sequence ATGAGCGATATCAATGAAATTCGCATGCAGGTCATGTGGAACCGTCTGATCTCGGTCGTTGAGGAACAGGCGCTGACGCTGCTGCGCACCGCGTTTTCCACCTCTGTCCGCGAGGCGGGCGATCTTTCGGCCGGCGTCTATAACGCCAAGGGCGAGATGCTGGCGCAAGCCGTTACCGGCACGCCCGGCCACGTCAACACCATGGCCGAGGCGGTGCTGCACTTCATCGCCGAAATCCCGCGCGAGGAAATGTATCCCGGAGACACCTACGTCACAAACGATCCGTGGAAGGGCACCGGCCACCTCCACGATATCACCATGGTCTCGCCGTCGTTCAAGGGAGAGGAACTGATCGGCTTCTTCGCCTGCACGGCGCATGTGGTCGATGTCGGCGGGCGCGGCTTCGGGGCGGATGGCAAGTCGGTCTATGAAGAAGGCATCCAGATCCCGATCATGAAGTTCGCCGAGCGCGGCACGGTGAACAAGGACCTCCTGAAGATCCTGCGCCTCAATGTGCGCGAGCCGAACCAGGTGATCGGCGACTTCTTCTCGCTCGCTGCCTGCAACGACGTCGGCCACAAGCGGCTGATCGAGATGCTGGACGAGGTCGGCTACGACAATCTCGACACGCTTGGCGATTTCATCCTGTCGCGCACGCACACTGCAACGATGGACCGCATCGCCGGCCTGCCGAAGGGGGCATGGACGAACGAGATGCTGACGGACGGCTATGATGTACCGATCAAGCTTGCGGCCGAGGTCTCGATCACCGACATGGGTGTCAATGTCGATTTCTCCGGTACGGACGGGATGAGCCGCTGGGGCATCAACGTGCCGCTGATCTATACGAAAGCCTATGCATGCTACGCGCTAAAATGCGTGGTGGCGCCGGATATTCCGAACAATTCGGCGTCTCTCGCCGTCTTCAACGTTTCCTCGCCGACCAACATCCTCAATGCCGAGCGGCCGGCGCCGGTATCGGTGCGCCACGTCATCGGCCATATGGTGCCGGACCTTGTACTCGGCGCGCTTGCCAAGGCGCTGCCCGGCAAGATTCTCGCCGAAGGTGCAGCCGCCTTGTGGAATATCCATATTTCGGCCCGCCCGGTCGCCGGCGCTTCCGGGCGCCGTGCCGAGGTGCTGATGTTCAACTCGGGCGGCATGGGTGCGCGCCCGGGCATCGATGGCTTGTCTTCGACGGCCTTTCCTTCGGGCGTCCATACCATGCCGATCGAAGCGACCGAGCATACCGGTCCCATTGTCGTCTGGCGCAAGGAACTTCGCCCCGATTCCGGCGGCGCGGGCAAATATCGCGGCGGCCTCGGCCAGATCATCGAGATCGCGCCCGCGGAGGGGCATGAGTTTGATTTTTCCGCGATGTTCGACCGTATCGCGACTCCGCCGCGCGGGCGCGATGGGGGTGAAGACGGAGCACCCGGTTCGGCAAAGCTCGACGATGGAACGAAGCTGCGTCCCAAGGGCTGGCAGCATGTGCCGGCGGGCCGCCGGCTGGTACTGGAACTGCCGGGCGGCGGCGGATTTGGAAGCCCGGCCGAGCGCTCGGCCGAAGCCTGGGCCGAGGACCTGTCGAAGGGTTACGTGACGGAGAAGAGACAATGA
- a CDS encoding pyridoxal phosphate-dependent aminotransferase, whose protein sequence is MSHIASRLSAVKPSASMAVSQAAKELAATGIDVIDLGLGEPDFPAPAHITEAAFEAARKERMLYTASLGTPDLRKAIVAKFKRENGLDYAIDEIAVANGAKQIIFNALMATLEEGDEAILPAPYFVSYPEMVKLFGGVPVTPACRAENGFRLTPEVLEAALSEKTRWLFLNMPGNPSGAVYTEAQLQALGAVLAKYPDVMILSDEIYEHIIFDGRTFVSFGTACPELRDRSLIVNGMSKAYAMTGWRVGYAAGPKDLIKAMATIQSQSCTSVSAPAQIAAKAALEGPQDCVAEFRTAFERRRHLVVEGIAKINALSLDPPEGAFYAYIGCAALIGAKTPSGQTLEDDIAVAKYLLDEGHVAAVPGTAYGLSPFFRISTATSDEVLAEAVKRIGAAVAKLEF, encoded by the coding sequence ATGAGCCACATCGCAAGCCGGCTTTCCGCCGTCAAACCTTCCGCCTCCATGGCCGTCTCGCAGGCCGCCAAGGAGCTGGCGGCGACCGGGATCGACGTGATCGATCTCGGTCTCGGCGAGCCGGACTTTCCGGCTCCCGCCCACATCACCGAGGCCGCCTTCGAGGCGGCGCGCAAGGAGCGGATGCTCTATACCGCTTCGCTCGGCACCCCGGACCTACGCAAGGCGATCGTCGCCAAGTTCAAGCGTGAAAACGGCCTCGATTATGCCATCGACGAGATCGCGGTTGCCAATGGCGCCAAGCAGATCATCTTCAATGCGCTGATGGCGACCCTGGAGGAGGGTGACGAGGCGATCCTGCCGGCGCCTTACTTCGTCTCCTATCCGGAAATGGTGAAGCTTTTCGGCGGAGTGCCGGTCACCCCGGCCTGCCGGGCCGAAAACGGCTTTCGCCTGACGCCCGAGGTGCTGGAAGCGGCGCTCTCGGAAAAGACGCGGTGGCTATTCCTGAACATGCCGGGCAATCCGTCGGGCGCGGTTTATACCGAGGCGCAGTTGCAGGCGCTCGGCGCGGTGCTCGCCAAATATCCTGATGTCATGATCCTCTCGGATGAAATCTACGAACACATCATCTTCGACGGGCGCACCTTCGTCTCCTTCGGCACGGCCTGCCCGGAATTGCGCGATCGTTCGCTGATCGTCAATGGCATGTCCAAGGCCTATGCCATGACCGGTTGGCGCGTCGGCTATGCCGCCGGCCCGAAGGATCTGATCAAGGCGATGGCGACGATCCAGAGCCAGTCCTGCACCTCCGTTTCCGCCCCGGCGCAGATCGCGGCCAAGGCGGCGCTGGAGGGGCCGCAGGATTGCGTTGCCGAGTTCCGCACGGCGTTCGAGCGCCGCCGCCACCTCGTGGTCGAGGGCATCGCGAAAATCAACGCGCTGAGCCTTGATCCACCGGAAGGCGCCTTCTACGCCTATATCGGCTGTGCGGCGCTGATCGGTGCGAAAACTCCGTCCGGCCAGACGCTGGAAGACGATATCGCCGTCGCAAAGTACCTCCTCGATGAGGGGCATGTGGCGGCCGTTCCGGGCACGGCTTACGGCCTTTCGCCCTTCTTCCGCATCTCCACCGCGACCTCGGACGAAGTTTTGGCCGAGGCGGTGAAGCGTATCGGCGCGGCCGTCGCTAAACTCGAATTCTGA
- a CDS encoding NAD(P)-dependent oxidoreductase, producing the protein MSKLYKTILITGAAGRLGTELRRGLAPLADRLRLADIGEIKDLQPNEEAMVFDLADEAAVMKAVECVDAIVHFGGVPLERPWQDILDANIRGSYHIYEAARKHGVKRVVYASSVHAIGYHTLEAHIDTDAPVRPDSLYGVSKCFVEALSRFYWDKFGLESVCLRIFSSFPEPADRRMLWSWLSFEDCIRLVTASLTAPRVGHTISFGLSDNAIKPVDNSRAGHLGYVSQDSTECFRAKVEADKPPVDPKAPSTLYLGGWFVDIGHPNDEVSK; encoded by the coding sequence ATGTCCAAGCTCTACAAGACCATTCTGATCACGGGCGCGGCCGGCCGTCTTGGTACGGAACTGCGTCGGGGCCTTGCACCACTGGCCGATAGGCTGCGCCTGGCCGATATCGGCGAGATCAAGGACCTGCAGCCGAACGAGGAAGCGATGGTCTTCGACCTTGCCGACGAAGCCGCCGTGATGAAGGCGGTCGAGTGTGTCGACGCCATCGTGCATTTCGGCGGCGTTCCGCTGGAGCGCCCCTGGCAGGATATCCTCGATGCCAATATCCGCGGCAGCTACCATATCTATGAGGCTGCCCGGAAGCATGGCGTCAAGCGCGTCGTCTATGCCTCCTCGGTCCATGCGATCGGCTATCACACGCTGGAAGCCCATATCGATACGGATGCGCCAGTCCGGCCAGACAGCCTCTACGGCGTTTCCAAATGCTTCGTCGAAGCGCTTAGCCGCTTCTACTGGGACAAGTTCGGGCTGGAGAGCGTGTGCCTTCGCATCTTCTCCTCGTTCCCGGAGCCGGCGGATCGCCGCATGCTCTGGTCCTGGCTGTCCTTCGAGGATTGCATTCGCCTGGTGACGGCTAGCCTGACGGCGCCGCGCGTCGGCCACACGATCAGCTTCGGCTTGTCCGACAACGCCATCAAGCCGGTCGACAATTCCAGGGCCGGCCATCTCGGTTACGTGTCGCAGGATAGTACGGAGTGCTTCCGCGCCAAGGTCGAGGCGGACAAGCCGCCGGTTGATCCGAAGGCGCCTTCCACCCTTTACCTCGGCGGATGGTTCGTCGATATCGGCCATCCCAATGATGAGGTTTCGAAATGA
- a CDS encoding FAD-binding oxidoreductase: protein MKDQYDVVIIGGAVIGSAVAYYLAANPDFDGSVLVVERDPTYLKAATSLSSSSIRTQFSNPINVKISQYGSEVIRNFGEMMQVGDDKPDLGFHSGGYLFLANTAEQVQVLKENHEAQVSCGADVVLWSRDELANAFPHLNVADIELASYGRSGEGWFNNTGLMYGFKNKARSLGVDYVTDEAVAIGRDSDRVTSVTLKSGSVVKAGTIVNASGPRAAITARMAGLDIPVEPRKRTLFVFDCAGTPEGTANVNQGRLPLMIDPSGVFCRPEGRFFLTGCPPVEDPAADWDDFEPRYEEFEEIIWPALAERSPQFEAIKVVNQWAGHYDFNVLDHNLIVGRHPAVRNFVFANGFSGHGLQQGPATGRGVSELIIYGEYRTLDLTEVGYERVVENRPFLEKAVI, encoded by the coding sequence ATGAAAGACCAGTATGACGTCGTCATCATCGGCGGCGCGGTGATCGGTTCCGCCGTCGCCTACTATCTCGCGGCCAATCCCGATTTCGACGGCTCGGTGCTCGTCGTCGAACGCGACCCAACCTACTTGAAAGCGGCGACCTCCCTATCTTCCTCTTCGATACGCACACAGTTTTCCAATCCGATCAATGTGAAGATCAGCCAGTATGGCTCCGAGGTCATCCGCAATTTCGGGGAGATGATGCAGGTCGGCGACGATAAGCCCGACCTCGGCTTCCATTCAGGTGGGTACCTGTTCCTCGCTAACACTGCGGAGCAGGTACAAGTCCTCAAGGAGAACCATGAGGCACAGGTTTCCTGTGGTGCGGACGTCGTACTCTGGAGCCGTGATGAATTGGCAAATGCCTTCCCGCATCTGAATGTGGCGGATATCGAGCTGGCCTCCTACGGCCGTTCCGGCGAAGGCTGGTTCAATAATACGGGCCTGATGTATGGCTTCAAGAACAAGGCGCGCTCGCTGGGCGTCGATTATGTCACGGATGAAGCCGTAGCCATCGGCCGCGATAGCGACAGGGTGACGTCGGTAACTTTGAAGTCGGGCTCGGTCGTGAAGGCTGGCACGATCGTCAACGCCTCCGGCCCACGCGCGGCGATCACCGCCCGCATGGCCGGCCTCGATATTCCGGTCGAGCCGCGCAAGCGCACATTGTTCGTGTTCGATTGCGCCGGTACGCCGGAGGGAACCGCGAACGTCAACCAGGGGCGGCTTCCGCTGATGATCGATCCGTCCGGCGTGTTCTGCCGGCCTGAAGGTCGCTTCTTCCTGACGGGTTGCCCTCCCGTGGAGGACCCGGCGGCCGATTGGGACGATTTCGAACCGCGCTACGAAGAGTTCGAGGAGATCATCTGGCCGGCTCTTGCCGAACGGTCGCCCCAGTTCGAAGCGATCAAGGTGGTGAACCAGTGGGCGGGTCATTACGACTTCAATGTCCTCGATCACAATCTGATCGTCGGCCGTCATCCCGCGGTGCGCAATTTCGTCTTCGCCAACGGCTTTTCCGGCCATGGCCTGCAGCAGGGGCCGGCGACGGGACGAGGCGTGTCAGAGTTGATCATCTACGGCGAATATCGCACATTGGACCTGACGGAAGTCGGCTATGAGCGTGTCGTGGAGAATCGCCCGTTCCTCGAAAAAGCCGTGATTTAA
- a CDS encoding LysR substrate-binding domain-containing protein, translating into MAGQHTRLPPLNALRAFWAVMRQGTFRGAADELLVTPQAISQQIKLLEDTLHVPLFERKARVIEPTEHAIILSHFVQAGFDEFTEGIRRVTNSTYRNRININVSPYFATRYLMERLERFRQLMPGADIRMTTMVNVRDFAAEEVDVSIQWGFGNWKEYDVKLLMHDPKIICCSPELAKQISSPADLGRMTLLHPVMARDLWRKVLAHLGLPSLEMAGEIEFQDAATMRKGSISGIGVGLVSRGDALADIEAGTLVAPLGIDMLDTMNKKDIPGFYLVVPRAHKRVKIISAFCDWIAAEQW; encoded by the coding sequence TTGGCTGGACAACACACACGGCTTCCCCCTCTCAATGCGCTGCGGGCGTTCTGGGCGGTTATGCGTCAAGGTACATTTCGTGGCGCGGCAGATGAACTACTTGTCACGCCGCAGGCCATCAGCCAGCAGATCAAGCTGTTGGAGGATACCTTGCACGTTCCGCTGTTCGAACGGAAGGCGCGGGTAATTGAACCGACGGAACATGCGATCATTCTCTCGCATTTCGTCCAGGCAGGCTTCGATGAATTTACGGAGGGAATCCGTCGAGTCACCAACTCGACCTACCGTAACCGCATCAACATCAATGTCAGTCCGTATTTTGCCACCCGCTACTTGATGGAGCGCCTTGAGCGATTTCGTCAACTCATGCCCGGTGCTGATATCCGGATGACGACCATGGTAAACGTGCGCGACTTCGCCGCCGAAGAAGTGGACGTTTCCATTCAATGGGGATTCGGAAACTGGAAGGAATATGACGTAAAATTGCTGATGCACGACCCGAAGATCATCTGCTGCTCGCCGGAGTTAGCCAAACAGATCTCTTCACCGGCGGACCTCGGCCGTATGACCCTTCTGCATCCTGTCATGGCGCGCGACCTGTGGCGCAAGGTGCTGGCGCATCTTGGTCTGCCGTCGCTGGAAATGGCTGGGGAGATCGAATTCCAGGATGCCGCGACGATGCGCAAGGGTAGCATCTCCGGCATCGGGGTTGGGCTCGTGTCAAGGGGCGACGCGCTTGCCGATATCGAGGCCGGTACCCTCGTCGCGCCGCTCGGCATTGATATGCTGGATACGATGAACAAGAAGGATATCCCCGGCTTCTATCTTGTCGTTCCGAGAGCCCACAAGCGAGTTAAGATCATCTCCGCCTTTTGTGACTGGATCGCCGCAGAGCAATGGTGA